The following are from one region of the Paenibacillus sp. JZ16 genome:
- a CDS encoding pectate lyase family protein → MKNSVAKVTGMVLLFSLALSLIAGGWVNKSTVHAAGLSIIGGGGWNETAYIEWSPLSNAEGYNVYVKQAGAPDSSYQQIDNELIRQYPSYWRADAVGLAAGNYVMRVEARLSDGSTVSAVSNNLSVAPHDRSGFAFSSDSPYQTGSGAYNDDGTLKDGAQVIYVTSETARTVTLDVKIDSSGGVQTGVGIGEILTLRQKGYDTTPLAIRFIGKVTDDDMSGQLNSSGYLQVKGKNEYSEMNMTIEGIGDDAYAYGWGLLLRYVGDVEVRNLGLMLFPDDGISMDTGNVNVWVHNNDLFYGTAGGDADQAKGDGSTDLKKGSTYITISYNHYWDSGKAALVGLSESEEFFVTFHHNWFDHSDSRHPRIRLASVHIYNNFYDGVSKYGVGVTTGASAFVESNYFRHAKYPMLSSLQGTDALGAGTFSGEDGGVIKAYNNRIVDADSLIYANSDTGTTPANATSFDAFLASSRSETVPSSYKAFVGGTAYNNFDTTVDTGVNRVDIDNVSDVEQIVTAQAGRLNNGDFTWEFNDAVDDTSYALNTALMAKISSYTTQLVSVGGNSTGAEPEPEPEPEPSTGEQVHNFTTSGAENDFFNIVGNLSTTKGTVVYNGLTLTQCLKIESSTRITFTSTETATLTLVFNSADGTKIKIDGTSYTMTNGIVSVSLAPGAHTITKDNTTNLFYMELE, encoded by the coding sequence ATGAAGAACAGCGTTGCAAAGGTGACCGGCATGGTGTTGTTGTTTTCTCTGGCGCTATCTCTCATAGCGGGAGGATGGGTGAATAAGAGTACGGTCCATGCTGCCGGTCTTTCGATCATCGGTGGTGGGGGTTGGAATGAAACGGCGTATATAGAATGGTCACCCCTAAGTAATGCGGAGGGATACAATGTATATGTTAAACAAGCAGGCGCCCCGGATTCCAGCTATCAACAAATTGATAATGAGCTGATTCGACAATACCCTTCCTATTGGAGAGCGGACGCCGTAGGCTTAGCTGCAGGAAATTATGTAATGAGGGTTGAAGCCAGGCTGAGTGACGGTTCGACGGTAAGTGCCGTTTCGAATAACCTGTCCGTAGCGCCGCATGATCGATCGGGGTTTGCTTTTTCCTCAGACTCGCCATACCAGACAGGCTCGGGTGCCTACAATGATGACGGAACACTTAAGGATGGTGCACAAGTTATTTATGTGACCTCCGAAACGGCACGAACCGTCACCCTTGATGTGAAAATCGATAGCTCAGGCGGGGTTCAAACGGGCGTGGGGATCGGCGAGATTTTGACGCTAAGACAAAAAGGATATGATACAACCCCTCTTGCCATTCGATTTATTGGAAAAGTTACAGATGACGACATGAGCGGACAACTGAATAGCAGCGGCTACCTTCAAGTAAAAGGCAAAAACGAATATTCGGAAATGAATATGACGATCGAAGGGATCGGAGACGACGCTTATGCTTATGGATGGGGATTGCTCCTTAGATATGTCGGGGATGTGGAAGTAAGAAACCTGGGACTCATGTTGTTCCCTGACGACGGGATTTCCATGGATACAGGAAACGTCAACGTGTGGGTGCATAATAACGATCTTTTTTATGGAACCGCAGGAGGAGATGCCGACCAGGCCAAGGGTGATGGTTCAACGGATCTGAAAAAAGGATCGACCTATATTACCATCTCCTACAATCACTACTGGGATTCGGGAAAAGCGGCTTTGGTCGGTTTGAGTGAATCGGAGGAATTCTTTGTCACCTTCCACCATAACTGGTTTGATCACTCGGACTCGCGGCATCCACGCATCCGATTGGCATCGGTTCACATCTATAATAACTTCTATGACGGAGTCTCAAAATATGGGGTCGGTGTGACAACGGGAGCTTCGGCCTTTGTGGAATCCAATTACTTTAGACATGCCAAATACCCGATGTTGAGCTCCTTGCAAGGTACGGATGCTCTAGGGGCAGGGACATTTTCGGGCGAAGACGGAGGCGTGATTAAGGCCTATAACAATAGGATCGTAGATGCGGACAGTCTAATTTATGCGAATTCCGATACCGGAACAACTCCGGCAAATGCAACCTCATTCGATGCATTCTTGGCTTCGTCAAGAAGTGAAACCGTACCAAGCTCATACAAAGCATTCGTGGGAGGAACGGCTTATAATAACTTCGATACAACCGTCGATACGGGAGTAAACCGCGTCGACATTGATAACGTGAGCGATGTGGAACAGATCGTTACCGCACAAGCCGGACGCCTGAATAACGGGGACTTCACCTGGGAATTCAATGATGCCGTTGACGACACATCCTATGCCCTCAATACAGCTCTTATGGCTAAAATAAGCAGCTACACCACTCAACTTGTATCCGTAGGCGGGAATTCAACCGGGGCGGAGCCGGAACCAGAACCAGAACCAGAGCCGTCCACCGGAGAACAAGTTCACAACTTCACAACGTCCGGAGCGGAAAACGATTTCTTTAATATTGTAGGGAATCTCTCCACAACCAAGGGAACAGTGGTGTATAACGGCTTAACGCTAACCCAATGTTTGAAAATCGAGAGTTCAACCCGTATTACCTTTACCTCTACGGAAACCGCTACATTAACATTAGTGTTTAATTCGGCAGACGGAACCAAGATCAAGATTGATGGAACGAGTTATACAATGACGAATGGTATTGTTAGTGTGTCACTTGCTCCAGGGGCGCATACGATTACAAAAGATAATACGACGAATCTCTTTTATATGGAGTTGGAGTAG